aataaaagaaaataaaaccagttcACAGAGttattgggaagaaaaataagaagtgtCATACAAAGCGCGCAGTCCTTAACACACAGTACATGGTAAATCAATAAAAGCTATTCCCTCTCCTATGCCGTGAGCTCCAGCTTCCAGGCTGGCCAGCTGCTAGTCTTACTGGGTctagcaggggtgggggctgtggtggggggccAGCTATAGGAGTATCGCAAAGGAAAAGAACCATGTTTggggccttttttaaaaaaaaaaaacattcaacttGACATGAAAAATTAGCTGTGAGGTAGGTAGCCTCATACCTTCAATACCTGCCTCTTAGGGCTTAAATTTAGTCTGGCTAATCACACAATTAGTTCCCTCTGCCCTGGGTCTACTACAGGGGCTCAGAAGTCAGATGAGGTCAAGAATGGGCTCGAAGAACaggccctttctctttctcccttggcCATGCGTGATGCCAACACTTCCCACGTGTTTCTTCTCCCCATTTAACCTCTCGTCTCCCTGGGGCTGTAGGAAGGTCGGGTGGGGAGTAGGTGAGCACAGTAACCTGGCTGAAATCTGCTTTCGGAGGAAGGGGTCTGTGATAAGACGTGTGGTTTCCAGTGACACTAGTGAACCCTATAAGCTCAAACTCCTGAAGCCCAGGTGGCAGGTGTCATCTGAGAGACCCAGTAACAAGTTTCTTTCCAAAGATGTTGCCTCTGCTCTGGACTTGGGCCCACCCTGATGCACAAGGCAGAGTCCTGGCCTCCTGAATAAGTGCTGAGGTCAGAGCATGGCTGGGTCCATGTAAATCCCCCCGCTTTAGGGGTGAAACTCACTCATACACCCAGCCACAGTTTACGAACAGCTCTGATCCCTGGGTTTGAATGCTGGTTCCACCATTTACTCGCTGCATAATCTTATGTaaatttctttatctctttgcgCCTcgattctcatctgtaaaatgagaacggTGGTAGCACCCACCTCATAGAtgctaataagcacatgaagtattttaaaaaggcacCAGGTATATAcacccccccccagccccaaATTAGCTagtgttattcttttaaaagcacTTCTTCTAATTGGGCAATAATGTATCAAGGGCCTTAAACCTACTTATGTCCCTTGAGCCTGCAATTCTGTTTGTAGAAAGTAATCCTATATAAAAGGCCATAAGAATGCTCAGTATATATATGAGCCATTTGCAACTGTAAAAACTGAAACCAACCTGAATTTCCAAATAGTAGATCGTACATAGTACATCCTTACAATGGAATAAAGGTCACAAAAATGTGATacctttaaatgttttaaaaaaatatatttaggtgGAAAAAAACCTAGGATATTCTCTAAAATGTTGGTTATCTCTGTAGTATAATTATGGGTAATTTTAATGTTCTCTTTGCTTATCCATATTTTCCGCATTGCTTATAATGAatgtgaccttgaataagtcACTTAGTATCTCTAGCCTTATACCCAAAATAAGGACATGATAGCACTGTGTATAGTATATCTTTCTcgagaactaaacaaaattgtACGTGTAAACTCCTTCCCATAGTGCCTACCACACAGCAAGGGCTCAATGCAGAGTAGCTGCTACTATGATTGTAATGAATTCTACAAACCATAAAGGGTTCAGAGAAGACAACTGTCCTGCCTGCTTCTCTCCAGCCTTCAAGCCTATTTCATGAGCCAAAAGGCTGGGAGAAGGTCAAGGGGCAGCGTCTACCGTGGCTCCCTTAAGGCTGGCTGGCCCCACACTCGGCTGTCGTGCTGAGTCTCAGGCACTTCCCTGACTAGGACTCCATTAGACAGACCATGAGCTTCTGGAGGGCAGATGTCATCTGAAACATCTTCCTcagtccagtgcctggcaccacTTAGTAAATAAAAATCCAGCAATTATCTACTGGCATTCCCTCTGGACCAGGAGCTGCATGTGAAGGATGCTCTGAGTGTCAGATGAGGCTCCACAGTGAAGGGTGAGGTGGAATCCGGCCGGTTTTGTGTCCCAACAGCTACCCCTCATGCGCCCTGCGATGCATTCATCAGAATCCTTCTATATTTCCATGTTGGTCATCTTCTCCCACATTTTTGCAGACCGACCTCTTTGTCTGggctgcttatttattttctttccctactTGGCTAATTCCTGCTTATTCTTTAAGGCTCAGCTTCAAGCAGACATTGTCAAGGACATCTCTCAGcttcacctcctctgggaagccccaGGCTTCCACTGTGCCTCGGGGCTTGCAGCGAGTCTCTCTGGACTTCCTCCCTGGTTCAGGCTCCTAGGGTCATCAAAAGTGCCCGCAGAATTCCCTTAACCGCCCCAGGGAAAAGAGCTAAAAATGACAACAGGAGGAATTCAAATTAGGTATCAGGAAGAGCCTCTTTACAACCAGTGAAAGGCACTGGAATGACTAtctgaagagaggaaagaagaaaaacctttAGAGGTCTTTTCCTACCTTCCCATCAGGGCACTGAAACCTCATTCAGAAAAGGGGAAGATGGGAAGGTGCTTTAGGCGCTTTAGGGCCTGGCTTATCGGAGGGAGAGGTTTTACCTGCTGGAGCATCCTCCTTCAGTGCGGTCAGCCAGGGTTCTGGGTCGCAGGCACGAGGGGTGCTATCCACCTAGTCATGAGGACACAAACTGGGACATGGGTCCGGCAGAGGGCTCAGTTCTGGAGGAATCTCAGATGAGTCACTCCAGAGCCTATGGCATGAGAGAGAAGACAAGGGCCACACATAGGTGAGGGCTTCTCCAGGTGACTCACTCCTGCTCCTGTCACTAAACAGAGAGACCgaaatgagaaccagagagagACTGGGCAGACAGGGAGAGTCTTTCCTGTTTCCTGCCAATTAGGGAACAGCGGAAACTTTTACAAGAGCTCCTGGAGGCTCCCTGGGCTCCTCCAGGGCTAGTTTTACTGcaggggtttggggtggggttgCAAATCTGGGTCGGTGTGATGCTGAGAATGAAGACACTGGGAGACAGAGAAGCCTGGTGCTCCGTCCTCTCCACTGGACAGAAACATCCTATTTTGGGACAGCCAGTAGTTGCTGGGGTGGAAGGCTGAAGACAACTAGATGCTCCAGGAAGAGAAAGCGCAGCTCAGTCTTTTACAGGTAAGTCACATCACCTTCCTGGCCCAGTTTGATTCCTCATCTTGCAAATGTAGGTAGTAAAATCTACCTCACATGGAGTCGCTGTGAAAGTCAATGAGGTCGTGGATTGAAAGCACCGCACAAAGTACAAATCTGAATATTCACTCAGAGGGGAATATTGTTAGTACAATTAACAATACTTGGGGGCACTGAGCAGGTGGAACACTCCGGTGTCAACTTTAAGATGAGAATTTCAGAGGAAGGGAATCCATCTGAGAGAGGGGGTGTTGTGAGGCTGGGTATAGGCCAATCTCTGAAAAACTGTAACGGACCCCCAGGCTCAGAATTTCCCAGGCCACAGGCTGCCCCAGCAAGGCGAGGTGAGAATGAGTGGTGCCTGCTGTGGATTAATCTTGGtggagactttcttttttttaaacattttttaaaaagagtttttaaaatttatttttagagaaaaggaaaggaagggaaaaagagagggagagaaacatcgatgtgtgagagatacatctcgcatgcccccaactggggacctgacccacaacccaggcatgtgccctgactgggaatcaaaccggtgatcttttggttcacaggctggcactcaatccactgagccacaccagccaggtgacgTTCTTGAGACTTTCTTGAGGCTCTAAATACATCTAGTCTTTGAAACAACTTAGGAATAGgaacttactttctttttttcccaagagttttatttatttatttatttatttttagaaagagggagagaaacatcaatgtgtggttgcctctcacgctccccctgctagggacctggcctgcaacccaggtgtgttccctgactgggaatcgaactgccaccctttggttcacaggcctgtgctcaatcactgagctacaccagccaggaggaATAGGAACTTTCATGGAACATGAAAAATGAACAATTCGGGCAGAGAAGGGAATCAGGACTGTGTCGGACACATTCACCCTGAACGCTGACTGTATCTTGTCCACGGGACTGCTATGCAAAGGGCTCTGGAAAACTCAAGAACAAAACTCCCTCAACTGGAAGCTTCTCTGAGAGAGGACCAGAGACGAAGCGCTAGAGGTTGTGAGGTTAGAACCCAAAGCTCATGCCCCCTTGGATGTAGATCACTAGAGCTCCTTaagctttatttcctcattttcaacCTTCACAGCGACTCCTTGTGAGGTAGATTTCACTACCTCCATTTGCAAGATGAGGAATCAAAGTGGGCCAGGAAGGTGATGTGACTTACCTGTGAACAACTTAGCTGCGCTTTCTCATCCTGGAGCATCTAGTTGTCTTCAGCCTCCCACCCCAGCAACTACTGGCTGTCCCAAAATAGGATGTTTCTGTCCAGTGGAGAGGACGGAGGACCAGGCTTCTCTGTCTCCCAGTGTCTTCATCCTCCGCTCAACACTGACCCAGAAGATATGcagccccaccccaaacccctgCCGTCTGCAAAAAGGAACACTAATATCCAGACCTCACAGGGCAGAGTTCACGATCAAATCGGCTAATAGTACCTGTGAGAGCTGCTTGCCAATGTTGGTTATAACATGAAACGTCAGAGTCAAGTCAGGTTAGAGCGGGTTTTCTCCAGTCCTCCCAGCTCTTGCTCCCAGTCGGCTTCCCGGTTACCAGCCGAGGAGTTCTGGAAAGGGTGTGACcactgtgggcaggagggagcaggTAATGAATAGAAACACCAAGTCAAAGCAAGACAAGTGCCAACCTGAtcaccagctcctcctcctccccagcctcggGTTCTTTCTCCGCTCGGAGGACAGTGGGAGGGAAGACCAGAAGAGCCGGGTAAGGGTCTAGGTAAGCCTAGCCGACTCCGTCCAGAGGTTCCGGGCGGGAACCGGGGACCCCGGGTGTTGGTGAAGTGCCCGCCGGGACCAGGGCTGGGATGCCGCTCCTTGAAGCACCTGGCACGGGGAGAGTATGTCCTTCCCGGGAAGGTGGACGTGACCCCAGCCAAGGGCGCGGCTTCCCCGACGCCTCCCGGAGCCAGCCGCCCCCTCACTGACCCCTCGGTAGGGCCAGGAGAGGACCAGCGGCTGGGATCCAGCCTGCCAACTGGGACTTTCCCCCCACTGCGGGTCGCCAGCTGCAGGCAAGGTGGAAAGGTGGAGGGTGAGCATGAAAGGTCCTGGTTCATGAAAGGTCCTGGTAAGGGCCGGGAGCCAGGCTACCTCGTCCTGGGATACGAgaggatccaaaaaaaaaaagaagagaaagggcagggAAAATGCCCCCTTTTCCCCCAGCGCTCCGGAGGCAAACCGGCCTCCGCTGCCCCTTCGGGGTCACTGAAGGGCTTCGGACCGGGGCTGGGGGTGGCACTCACCGATCCCACGGCCAGAGCCGCCGAGCGTGAGGCCCCCGCTGGAAAGGCGGGCAGTCCGGGTGGGGCGGCGGGAAGAGCCCGTGGAgcggagggaagaggaggggcaggaaCGACCCGGGGAGAGAAAGCCCAGACTGCGGGCTCGCACCCCGCCGCCCCGCTCTAAGCTAAGTGGCGGGGACTGGCCGGCTCCTCCCCCAGGGCGGTGCCTGCGTACCCGGCGCGCGGCGCACGTGGTCCGCCTGGGATGCGGGGTTCCCGAGTTGTGGGCTCCACGGGGGACAAAACTTTGAGAGCCTGGGGTAAGGTGGGAGTGCAAGGGAGGCCCCCGGTATTCTGGTGGGAGAGGCGCGGAAGGCAGTGTCTCCTGAGCCATTTACTGGGCTGTGGAGTCTCTCAGTAGGGGCCTCCTGGGCCGAATCTCGCTCCGGGCTCTCTGACCCCATCCCTCTGATAGGCCTCGTCCTGGGGTCTGAGCAGTGGTACCGCGCGTGAGGCGCCTTTTCCACTCCTGGCTCCTCTGATGGGCCGGCCCACAGCCACGAGCCGGGAGGACCTGGGCTGCGCAACCCCATGCTAGAGATGGCGTGGGGAGCCGGCGGGGCGTGGGAAACCAGCACCGCCCAGGGTCGCGTAGGCGCGGAACCCGCCGGCCGGAAGCGCAGGCCGCCCCGCGTTGGCCGGAAGCGCCTCTCGGGAGGCGGAAGCTGCTTGCTGCCTAGTCGCCCGGCGGGTGCGGTGTAAGCTGGGCGGCGGGGCCGCTTGGCGGCCCGACCAACGCAAAGTGCTCTGTGCCGAAGGGCGCAGAGACCAGCCAGTGCATGGGAGGTATAAGGCGCTGACGCGGTGGTGGAAAAGGGCTTTTATTAAAAGGCCAGCCGATCTATTTGTTACCGTGAAGTATTGTTCCTTGGCCCAGACAGGTCATCCatacattcatttgttcaacgTACTTCGTGTTCGGTCGACAGATGTGTTTTTCGTGTGTGCCGCTTTCCAGGCATTGATATGTGGCAGAGAGGCGTTTTATATCCTTTGAAATTAACAACTAACACTAGTATGCGCTAtacactcccccctcccccccgccattCGCATCCATTCTTCCTACCTACACCTAACATGAAATTTGGCTCTTTGTAAATGTAAGAAGCAGCCTGGGGCTCGGGAGGTCACCGCAGGACTCAAATTGTACCAGAGGCAGTAGTTTCAGGGTCTCTGAACAGAAACCAAGGCCCCAACTCCAACGTGTACTTGGATACCTTCTCTGCCCCTGTCCCTCTTCCCATCTTTCAGGTTTCACTTAAAGgtcattagtttatgtgtattCAATTTTCACTACATAATCTTAATGACATACTGTGTTGTAATAGGAGTTTCTATGAGGTGGTGATTCCATTCTCAGGGTTTATATCCCAAATGCACTTTCTTTGTGTATCTGCTTTATATgtcctaaaaataaaactttttaaccTGTAATTTCATGCTGTTAGTGTGACATTCTTATCCTAATGTGTTAAGTGTTAGGCTTCTTCCCCTAGTCCTTCCCACAAGTCTTAGGTGCTACTCTAAAATCTAAGAGTAAGAGTAAAATTAAGTCAGGTACATATATATGCCAATTCCACAAGAACATTGTTTTCCACAAATGCATTTCTTTGCTCTCCTTTCCACAGGAAGACGAAAAAATGTCTCAAAAGCAGATGAAAGAAGCTTTTGTCAGTAACCACAATGGAACCAGCGTGCTAGAAGTTACCCAGGGCTTGTGCGTGCCTGTGCTCTGTATCCTGTGCAGAGGGCTCCTGATCATTCTCTCGCAGCTCTCGCGTTCTTCACATACCTGGAGAGCTCGGTTCTTCATTGACTTCGTTTTCCTCATAGTTCCCCTGGTGACCACTCTGACCATTTTGTCTTCATTTATCTACCTTGAGCACATCGCCGTAATTATCTTTGGGGCAGGGCTATTCTACCACCTATACTGCCGGAGAACTTGCTATGCCAGAATGCCTGTCCAGAAAATCCTTgaaaagttcttaaaaattaGTCTAGAATCAGAATACATTCCAGCCATCTCCTGTTTCCGTGTAATTAACAGCACATTTACTGCTGTTGCCATTTTAGCTGTGGACTTCCCACTTTTTCCCAGAAGATTTGCCAAAGCTGAGCTCTATGGCATAGGAGCAATGGATTTTGGAGTAGGAGGTTTCGTTTTTGGGACTGCAATGGTTTGTCCAGAGATTAGGAAAAAATGTATGCAAGGgtccaaattttattattttacaaagtcATTGTACTCTGTTTGGCCATTGGTCTTCCTAGGAATGGGACGATTAATCATCATAAAATCCATTGGCTACCAGGAACATATAACTGAGTATGGAGTTCACTGGAACTTTTTCTTTACCTTAATAGTTGTGAAATTGATAACATCACTGCTTTTGATTTTCTTCCCCCCAGATAAGTCTTGGGTTGTGGCTGTCAGTATTACTGTATTATACCAGCTAGCCCTTGACTTCACCCCATTGAAAAGGGTGATTTTGTATGGTACTGATGGCAGAGACACAAGGGTTGGTTTCTTCAATGCCAACCGAGAAGGAATCATGTCTACCTTGGGGTATGTAGCAATACACATGGCTGGTGTGCAAACAGGGTCATATGTGCTTAGAAAAAGATCACACGTCAAAGACTGGACAAAAGTAGCATGTTGTATTCTACTCACAGCTATTAGCCTCTTTGTATCTCTTTACATAGTTCAGGTAAACGTAGAAAAAGTATCTCGAAGAATGGCCAATTTAGCCTTTTGTATTTGGATAGTTGCTTCTAGCCTAATCCTTCTCAGTAGTTTATTAATGGGTGATATAATTTTGAGTTTTGCCAAATTTCTAATTCAAGGGGCTGTAGTACCATGTTCTTGGAAACTTATCCAGTCTCCAGCtacaaataaaaagcatttagaaACTCTAGTGTCTGAagctgaaagaaagaaacccagtcTTTGTTTAATCACAGCTATAAACAGAAAccagttgatttttttcttgctgtcaAATGTAACAACTGGCCTAATCAACCTGATGGTAGACACATTGCACAGCAGCACCTTGTGGGGCTTATTTGTGCTCTGCCTCTATATGGTTACCAACTGTTTCGTTACGTATGTGCTACACTTGCAAGATAAGACTATAAAATTCTGGTGATCAAAAGGCAGTGGATG
This window of the Desmodus rotundus isolate HL8 chromosome 9, HLdesRot8A.1, whole genome shotgun sequence genome carries:
- the PIGW gene encoding phosphatidylinositol-glycan biosynthesis class W protein isoform X1, yielding MNRNTKSKQDKCQPDHQLLLLPSLGFFLRSEDSGREDQKSREDEKMSQKQMKEAFVSNHNGTSVLEVTQGLCVPVLCILCRGLLIILSQLSRSSHTWRARFFIDFVFLIVPLVTTLTILSSFIYLEHIAVIIFGAGLFYHLYCRRTCYARMPVQKILEKFLKISLESEYIPAISCFRVINSTFTAVAILAVDFPLFPRRFAKAELYGIGAMDFGVGGFVFGTAMVCPEIRKKCMQGSKFYYFTKSLYSVWPLVFLGMGRLIIIKSIGYQEHITEYGVHWNFFFTLIVVKLITSLLLIFFPPDKSWVVAVSITVLYQLALDFTPLKRVILYGTDGRDTRVGFFNANREGIMSTLGYVAIHMAGVQTGSYVLRKRSHVKDWTKVACCILLTAISLFVSLYIVQVNVEKVSRRMANLAFCIWIVASSLILLSSLLMGDIILSFAKFLIQGAVVPCSWKLIQSPATNKKHLETLVSEAERKKPSLCLITAINRNQLIFFLLSNVTTGLINLMVDTLHSSTLWGLFVLCLYMVTNCFVTYVLHLQDKTIKFW
- the PIGW gene encoding phosphatidylinositol-glycan biosynthesis class W protein isoform X2 gives rise to the protein MSQKQMKEAFVSNHNGTSVLEVTQGLCVPVLCILCRGLLIILSQLSRSSHTWRARFFIDFVFLIVPLVTTLTILSSFIYLEHIAVIIFGAGLFYHLYCRRTCYARMPVQKILEKFLKISLESEYIPAISCFRVINSTFTAVAILAVDFPLFPRRFAKAELYGIGAMDFGVGGFVFGTAMVCPEIRKKCMQGSKFYYFTKSLYSVWPLVFLGMGRLIIIKSIGYQEHITEYGVHWNFFFTLIVVKLITSLLLIFFPPDKSWVVAVSITVLYQLALDFTPLKRVILYGTDGRDTRVGFFNANREGIMSTLGYVAIHMAGVQTGSYVLRKRSHVKDWTKVACCILLTAISLFVSLYIVQVNVEKVSRRMANLAFCIWIVASSLILLSSLLMGDIILSFAKFLIQGAVVPCSWKLIQSPATNKKHLETLVSEAERKKPSLCLITAINRNQLIFFLLSNVTTGLINLMVDTLHSSTLWGLFVLCLYMVTNCFVTYVLHLQDKTIKFW